The DNA window aaaaaaaatggttgtgTATTGTGTCTAATCGTTCCTCCCTCATCATCAATAGGGGCGTTATTTATGCTGAGAGTTATAATAGACCTCGAGTGTTCACTGAGTTCTAAAAATTTAATGTATTTGTCTTTGTTCGTTAAGAAACTCCTCAAATTTGAGTGTGTTTGTGAACTCTTTGATGATTTGTTTATGGATTTTCAATAATTTTCCATGCCAAATTtatttacaaaaaagaaaagaaggaaaacttTATCATATGCTACACGAGTACATAGCTTTAAAGTACTTGTCAAAACCccattatacttttttttgtcttctcttcttgtttttggTGGTGTCGTTCACACATGACACAAGCACAAGAAGACATTCAAAACCTACCATCTTATAATATTGTCAATTAGTTTTTCTTTCCACTGGCCTGAGTGGTAAGGGGCTCTGATCGCTTAAGTAAGGTcttgtgttcgagtatttgtggATGCAGAAAACCTTCTTGGGAGAGGTTCTCGCCTTTGACTCCCGACCGTACCTTGGAGGATTGGTTGTGGGCTTGCCTGGGGATAccttgggaaaaaaaataatggggcAATTAAATTACTATCAACTTTCGAAGAAATTTGTCGAGACTAATTCTTTACGACCACTTGCAAGGAAGAAATTTGTTGAGACTAATTCTTTATGACTTCACTCTTAAGGATTTACATATTAGTATTTCTATGGGGACAAATCGTATGAACTCTAGAGATCCTGAATTCGATTATCATGGATAGCAATATCTTTGTGGCCACGCACTGTGTTTTAGCTCAACTTACCTTATCGTCAGGTGATAAACTTTTGTGCGTGAAGGCCTGATGGcccgagtttagacccatatcggaTGTGCAAATAACAAACTTGTATTGCATTGTTTTCGGtttaccaaaataaaatttacatattACCCACATCataaaatttcattttgttttaaataataataattaatattagtaATAAAAGAGCAATACATCTCTTGTTTACAAAGTCTAATACTACAACCATATACAAACCTAAGTAGATGGATGATCCCCAGTCGTGTACTTTGAAATGACGAGACCAACAAAACTGTTTTCATACGTAAACTATACATATCTAAATTGATACACTATTAGGAACTCCTCGGCATGTCACTCCAGGTTCTGAGGTAGGAGCCAGTAACTCGTATGGTAATACCCCTGCACCGCAACGGTTTCTAAGCCTAGGATCATTGTTCCTTTGCTCAATTTGTTTCTCTATCCGTCTAATCTCCGCAGAGAAACCATAAAATGCATCAATAATTTCAGCATCACCCGACCAAATCGAAGGTTGTTGTCTCTCCCCTATGTACTCCTCGTCCGGTGAATGCGTCGAGAGTGTATCGACCACAGccatcaattttgttgcttgtaacAAACTTGGCAATGCTAGTAAGAAATATTTTTGTGGGTCAGCGAGGAGACTAGCATACTCAGGATCATTTTCTTCAGGGATTAGCCTTCTCATTAGTGGCGGCCTATTTGGGACGTACCCATTGTAAGggtattgtccaaaatttaggGCAGCGTGTTGTGCGGATGCCAACCAAATGATGGTGGTCAGGATGGAGACTAGATCGTCCGCGGTGGCCAGTTTTGGCCACCATTCTGCGTGGCGGTGATCGGCATGGCCTACATTGATGGACTCAGAGTACCATGCTTGGAGCTCTTTGTCATTGCAAATTTGGCTTGAATTGGTGTAGTAACGATTGACGTAAGTCCGGACCCAATTCTCAATTGCTGACCAAATTAGAAGCCCATCACTTGCATAAGGGTAGTCTTCAATCAAAAGCTTTAGCCCATGAGGTTGTGTTGGGTCAGGTACAGCCACGCCCCTGTATTAGGACCATTATTAGATACCATTCTCGCACCAATTACAAAGCAAACACAAACTTCACAACCCGGATAGAGAAATCCGGTGCCTTTGTGATAAATCACTTGAATGAACACAAACTGTTCGATAAAAGTTCAAGATGAGTGTTGTACCTGCGAATAAGATCAGCGGGAAGCCCCTCCAAGTCAAACCGCCAATCGCGGTAAGCTGCTGCGCTAATCTCCATACAATATCGGCCAGGAGTGAAGCAAGCCTCGATGACACCATCACCATTGATCAGATTTTGTCGTGCCAGAGCATTAATCTCGAGAGTGTATCTCATGTGTGGATCCAAAAGCTTGAATATGGGGTGCATTGCACTCAATTGCCTATGTGCTGCTAGTATAAATGGCTCCATGGCAGCATGTGTGCGCAACCTGTAATCACAATAACATCAAAAGCAGTTAGGTAGCTGATTCAGAGACAAAATGAAACATAGTGATTTTAGTATAAAAATTGGATTGTATGTATTGCTTACCAATGATTGGCAAGTTGGTGAACACCCGCATCGTTGGAGCAGACATGAGCCTTGGCTAATTGCCAAATCCAATTGGAAGTTGCATCAACTGGAGGTGTAACCACACGCTTTGATCTGGACGACGGCCCTGATTGAGGGAGGCTAAGTTCTATGGCAATGGGCTTTAGAGTGCCTAAAGGGGTTAAGAAAAATACTGTACGTGTTGCATAAGATTTTCGTCCCTCTAGTGCATTGATCCGGTCCAGAAATGGTAAATACATGTCATGGTAATCAATTATAAACAGCTTGTTTTCATCCAATGCTTGTTGAACTGTCATGCCATTGATATGTCCCAGTATGTGCTCTTCTTTGAGTTCAGACTCTTGCGGACCGTAGATTTCAGGGTCAAGTTTACTCACTGGAGGAAATTCCTTAAGTCTCTCAATGTTAACTGGGTTAACTCCTGCGATTGCTTGACGTCCGAATTCATCGTCCCTTAGCCAGGCAAACTTGTCCTCTGCATATGTGTGATTCATATGTTAGTGTCATCAGTTTTGGCAATAAttggaaaaaatattttcataaccCACATTTGAAATGTGTTCAAATTAAGAAAGGACTGGACAACTCTTTGTGGAATGGACCACAGGGGACAATAAAGTTCTTGCTGCTACTATTAGAATATATGGCTTGTGACTCCTCCCCCACTAAATGATtcttggacaaaaaaaaaagacatataCTAGTAGTTAATGTTAATCATAGCAGACAGTATTTAATTATAGGACTTGTTTTATAGCCAAATCTGCATACtattgagaaatcaaagttgaGTACTCACTGGACACTATCTTTGGTGTGTCATACTTGAGAAGTCCCTGGCTAGATTCCTTGATTGTGCTAACAAGTTTTGGCAATGGTAGCTTTTTTAACAGCTCATGTTGCAGAATTGGTACTTTCAGGAGAAGCCCTTCGCTGTAAAGGCTGTCGATGTCCGAGAATCCTTTGAAGTCATGGTTATGAGCCGAAATGCTGGCTTTTAAGGATGGTAACAAATTGTGAAGCACTGCTTTAAGCCTTCCAGCTGAGAATGAATCTTGTTTAGACTCCTCAAATTGTTCGTCTCTAGGCACGTACATTGGCAATGGCTTCTCTACCCGGCCCTCCGCGTGCATATCTGTTGAAGATGTACACAACAAGAGTTAACATTTTAGTACAATACATCAAGGATAATAAATTAGACAGATGAATGATGGGAGCAGCTTAGTTAGTTACCTGTATCAGCTGGAGGGCGTCCGGTCCGACAACGTCTAGGGTAGGGAATTTCTTTACCTCCGAGAGTTGGCCTAGCAAATTCGATACCCTTGTCTGGATTTCCGAGATCATTATAGACATCGAAATCGTATATCCTATCGGAtaattttctttctcctctGCCATCACCCCTGATGTTTGTTAGCTCAGTTTCTCTCAATGATGCAAGTCCCGCTGGAGTTTCACTCGGTAAATATGGCTGCTCAGAAAGTCAAAGCAATTAACATCATTAGAACAAAACATTTGTGAAGAAAAATTAACCTTACATTAAAGATTTGACCTTAACTTAAAGTCATATTGAAGAAAAGAtcacaaaataaatcaaagtTCCAACTGGCAGAGTCTAAAAGTCCAAATGAAGGCTtgacaaatatcaaaaaatatagACAAATGGTTTTGGTTACCTTATTAGAGAAGAAAATTCTTTTTCCAGGAAGAGATTTCTTGGCCTGAACCCAAGAGTTGCAAGGGAAATGGACTGGACCACAAGCAAATCCTTCAATGGTGATACTCTCCAAGAAAAACTCTTGTTGGTGCTTGTTGCTTACTGTGATTGCACCTGGAACCCCAAAATTTGAGTCCACAATGAACTCTGCAGTGTAATGAACCCTTTCCGCTACAACATTCGATTTCTTCGACCAGTCCTTCAACACAGCTTCATTGCTCCTCTTTGGTGCCTTTGTTTctacagcaaaaaaaaatttcaatcagTATTGATTCAAAGGAAATCTGAATAACAAACCCAGAaagtaaaattgaaaaattgaGCTTACTTGGATCAATTTCAGTACTAAAAAGAATCAAAGCAACATGCCTCCCAATTTTGTCAGTGAAAGCATCCAAATGCTTCACAATTGTCTCCTTCAAATCCTCTTTGCTTTTCTGCTTCACAGTAACCACTGCCCTCACCTTGAACTTCACTGGCTTCTCTTCTTGATCACCTCCGGGCACAGCCTTTATAAACAAATCTTCACGAATTGCAGCCATAGCTGGAACAACCTTCAAATTCATTCTCCTCTGCAAAAACACTGGCTTGCTTTTAACCAAAACCAGAGTGTTCTGTTTCAATAAATCTTTCGAGGAGGTCAAAAATGGAGATGTTCTCTCAATTGCAGAACAACCCATGATTTCTCTAGTCAGCGCCATCTCTGATTGGTATGATATCCCTCTTTATCTGCACAAGAATGTATACACACTACTACTCTCTGTAAGAGTTGGTCTATTGTGCTCTGAAGAAGGAATCTGCAGAGATAGATCTTTGGTGTTGGTGTCTTATGATTTTGGTTggggttctatatatatatatatatatatatatatattacttgtgTGTATAACGCCTGTGGGCATACAACACCGTCCACAAGTTTTTCAAAATACCAAAATTGTGATTCACCTGCAGAATCTGTGGGTAAACGTTTAAATTTTCGGCAGAGAAAATCAAACGAAACGGTGACGGTTTTGGGGTTTGAGTCAAATAAACGAGTTTTCAAGGGTAGCGACTATGAAAGGACGCGTTTGGTGGAAATGAGATAGAAATTGCGGTTACTTTGTTGTTAAGACATATATACCCTTGTATT is part of the Tripterygium wilfordii isolate XIE 37 chromosome 7, ASM1340144v1, whole genome shotgun sequence genome and encodes:
- the LOC120002373 gene encoding linoleate 13S-lipoxygenase 3-1, chloroplastic-like; this encodes MALTREIMGCSAIERTSPFLTSSKDLLKQNTLVLVKSKPVFLQRRMNLKVVPAMAAIREDLFIKAVPGGDQEEKPVKFKVRAVVTVKQKSKEDLKETIVKHLDAFTDKIGRHVALILFSTEIDPKTKAPKRSNEAVLKDWSKKSNVVAERVHYTAEFIVDSNFGVPGAITVSNKHQQEFFLESITIEGFACGPVHFPCNSWVQAKKSLPGKRIFFSNKPYLPSETPAGLASLRETELTNIRGDGRGERKLSDRIYDFDVYNDLGNPDKGIEFARPTLGGKEIPYPRRCRTGRPPADTDMHAEGRVEKPLPMYVPRDEQFEESKQDSFSAGRLKAVLHNLLPSLKASISAHNHDFKGFSDIDSLYSEGLLLKVPILQHELLKKLPLPKLVSTIKESSQGLLKYDTPKIVSKDKFAWLRDDEFGRQAIAGVNPVNIERLKEFPPVSKLDPEIYGPQESELKEEHILGHINGMTVQQALDENKLFIIDYHDMYLPFLDRINALEGRKSYATRTVFFLTPLGTLKPIAIELSLPQSGPSSRSKRVVTPPVDATSNWIWQLAKAHVCSNDAGVHQLANHWLRTHAAMEPFILAAHRQLSAMHPIFKLLDPHMRYTLEINALARQNLINGDGVIEACFTPGRYCMEISAAAYRDWRFDLEGLPADLIRRGVAVPDPTQPHGLKLLIEDYPYASDGLLIWSAIENWVRTYVNRYYTNSSQICNDKELQAWYSESINVGHADHRHAEWWPKLATADDLVSILTTIIWLASAQHAALNFGQYPYNGYVPNRPPLMRRLIPEENDPEYASLLADPQKYFLLALPSLLQATKLMAVVDTLSTHSPDEEYIGERQQPSIWSGDAEIIDAFYGFSAEIRRIEKQIEQRNNDPRLRNRCGAGVLPYELLAPTSEPGVTCRGVPNSVSI